The Pseudoalteromonas carrageenovora IAM 12662 DNA window TACGGCGCGAGCTACCAACAGAAATTATGCTATCCATTCCATCAACAATACATTCAACCGTGAATGTTTGATTATGTGCTTGGCCTTTAGTGTCAACAACAGTGTAACCCGGTAAAGATAATTTACGGGCTTGTAGATACTCTTGCAGCAGGGTCTTCGGATCTTTTTGATTAAGCCCTGGTGAAATAGCATCAAGTCGAGACTCGTACCACGCTAAAATTAGTTCTCCGCAGCGTTCAATATCTGAATCTAAAAATACTGCGCCAATAATGGCTTCAACTGCATCAGCAAGTGTAGACTCACGGCGGAAACCTCCACTTTTAAGCTCACCCGGCCCCAAGCGCAAGTAATCGCCTAGGCCAAATTCGAGACCAAATTCAGCAAGAGTTTGGCCACGCACAAGCGTAGAACGCATACGGCTTAAATCGCCTTCGCGTGCTTTTGGAAATTTAGCATAAAGCGCATTGGCAATTACAAAGCTTAATATTGAGTCGCCTAAAAACTCTAGTCGCTCATTATGTTGACCTTTGTGGCTGCGGTGCGTCATTGCTTGTTCAAGTAAACCTTGATCAGCAAATACATAGCCAATTCTATTATATAATTCTGTTACATTTTTTTTCATTGTTACTGAATATTACCTAGGCGTTCAAAACGAACACCAGTTGGAACCCATCCTGGTAAAACATCATCTGGGCCATTTTCAAATTCAAAACTCATCCATATAAAGACAGCTTTACCCACCAAGTTTTCTTTTGGTACAAAGCCCCAAAAGCGACTATCTTGGCTGTTATCGCGGTTATCACCCATCATAAAATAATGATCAGCAGGTACAGTCCATTCATCTGAAGGTGTGCCTGGTTGCTGATAGTAACGCCCTTTTCTTTCAGGTGCGCGTGGGTTGATTAAAATGTCGTG harbors:
- the rnc gene encoding ribonuclease III, which encodes MKKNVTELYNRIGYVFADQGLLEQAMTHRSHKGQHNERLEFLGDSILSFVIANALYAKFPKAREGDLSRMRSTLVRGQTLAEFGLEFGLGDYLRLGPGELKSGGFRRESTLADAVEAIIGAVFLDSDIERCGELILAWYESRLDAISPGLNQKDPKTLLQEYLQARKLSLPGYTVVDTKGQAHNQTFTVECIVDGMDSIISVGSSRRKAEQKAAEKALKILKNEP